One genomic region from Haloprofundus salinisoli encodes:
- a CDS encoding dihydroneopterin aldolase family protein encodes MVTDAQQACFEAGIKFGSLYHQFAGTPVSVDSARSLEVAMAEAIENQPHCETVAVEILDDRVDAAIDHENGYTELTGSLMEVEMEIRCEAVSVRTRMEMEDGYPLMKLVSVEE; translated from the coding sequence ATGGTCACCGACGCACAGCAGGCGTGCTTCGAGGCGGGTATCAAGTTCGGGTCGCTCTACCACCAGTTCGCCGGAACGCCCGTCAGCGTCGACAGCGCGCGGAGTCTCGAAGTTGCGATGGCGGAGGCCATCGAGAACCAACCGCACTGCGAGACGGTTGCGGTGGAGATCCTCGACGACCGCGTCGACGCCGCAATCGACCACGAGAACGGGTACACCGAACTGACGGGGTCGCTCATGGAAGTCGAGATGGAGATTCGGTGCGAGGCGGTCAGCGTCCGCACGCGCATGGAGATGGAGGACGGCTATCCCCTGATGAAACTGGTCAGCGTCGAAGAGTGA
- the cca gene encoding CCA tRNA nucleotidyltransferase — protein sequence MTDLDSVVAAVRERIDPDADERAALAAAVAALRDRVEATVADLPVDADAVQVGSTARGTWLSGDRDIDLFVRFPPDLPREDLERYGLEVGRAVLPGGHEEYAEHPYVKGDFEGFDVDLVPCYDVPEATDIQSAVDRTPFHNAYLDARLDDDARADVRVFKRFLKGIGAYGSDLRTKGFSGYLSELLVLEHGGFEPLLRAAADWHPPVEFDPEDHGRATFDDTLVVIDPTDPERNVAAVLSASNVARLQHYARDLLSEPREDLFFPPDEEPFSAADVREHLERRGAHPVAVVFQAPGLVEDQLYPQLEKSLSGVVSELDRRGFEPLRAAAMADDRAVLFVECSVAERSTISRHDGPPVAVRQHAAGFFEKYESADDVYGPFIDGDRYAVERDREFTTPEALLTSDALFDVALGAQVESALEERYEVLVGGEVATLAEAFGDELRNYFEPKP from the coding sequence ATGACCGACCTCGACAGCGTCGTCGCGGCCGTCCGCGAGCGCATCGACCCCGACGCCGACGAACGCGCCGCCCTCGCGGCGGCCGTCGCCGCCCTCCGCGACCGCGTCGAGGCCACCGTCGCCGACCTGCCCGTCGACGCCGACGCCGTCCAGGTCGGCAGCACCGCCCGCGGGACGTGGCTCTCGGGCGACCGCGACATCGACCTGTTCGTCCGCTTCCCGCCGGACCTCCCGCGCGAGGACCTCGAACGTTACGGGTTGGAAGTCGGTCGCGCCGTCCTCCCCGGCGGTCACGAGGAGTACGCCGAACATCCGTACGTCAAAGGCGATTTCGAGGGGTTCGACGTGGACCTCGTCCCCTGTTACGACGTGCCCGAGGCGACCGATATCCAGTCGGCGGTCGACCGGACTCCCTTCCACAACGCCTACCTCGACGCCCGATTGGACGACGACGCCCGCGCCGACGTCCGCGTGTTCAAACGCTTCCTCAAAGGAATCGGCGCGTACGGCAGCGACCTCCGAACGAAAGGGTTCTCGGGCTACCTCTCGGAACTCCTCGTGCTGGAACACGGCGGCTTCGAACCGCTCCTCCGCGCCGCCGCCGACTGGCACCCACCCGTCGAGTTCGACCCGGAGGACCACGGCCGGGCGACGTTCGACGACACGCTCGTCGTCATCGACCCGACGGACCCCGAGCGGAACGTCGCCGCCGTCCTCTCTGCGTCGAACGTCGCCCGACTCCAGCACTACGCCCGTGACCTGCTCTCCGAGCCGCGCGAGGACCTGTTCTTCCCGCCGGACGAGGAACCGTTCTCGGCGGCCGACGTCCGCGAACACCTCGAACGACGCGGAGCCCACCCCGTCGCCGTCGTCTTCCAAGCCCCGGGGCTCGTCGAGGACCAACTCTACCCGCAGTTAGAGAAGTCGCTGTCGGGCGTCGTCTCCGAACTCGACCGCCGCGGCTTCGAACCGCTGCGGGCGGCGGCGATGGCGGACGACCGGGCGGTGCTGTTCGTCGAGTGCTCGGTCGCCGAGCGGTCGACGATTTCGCGCCACGACGGCCCGCCGGTCGCGGTGCGACAGCACGCGGCGGGGTTCTTCGAGAAGTACGAGAGTGCGGACGACGTGTACGGTCCTTTTATCGACGGCGACCGCTACGCCGTCGAGCGCGACCGCGAGTTCACGACGCCCGAGGCGCTGCTGACGAGCGACGCGCTGTTCGACGTAGCGTTGGGCGCGCAGGTCGAGTCAGCACTGGAAGAGCGGTACGAGGTACTCGTCGGCGGCGAGGTGGCGACGCTGGCCGAGGCGTTCGGCGACGAGCTTCGCAACTACTTCGAGCCGAAGCCGTAG
- a CDS encoding FAD-dependent oxidoreductase, giving the protein MPENYDLIIVGGGISGASLLYAVSNFTDIESVALFEKEDEIAAVNSHHTNNSQTLHFGDIETNYTLEKAEEVKEGAELLAGYLENVDPDREMHSKRSKMVLAVGDEETRKLETRYEDEGFGELFPKLRAIERDEIENLEPKVVEGRDPDERLLALQTPDGYVVDYGETSESFVRRADRDGVDVYTETKVTSLVDRGTDFSVETDAGRFRSDAVVVAAGSHSLQIAKEMGYGENMSLLPVAGSFFLANDMLNGKVYTLQMKKLPFAAVHGDADVHDDSITRFGPTAKLVPTLERGRISTVGDFFDVFGLNVDSFLSYANILSDRILLPYVLRNLVYDLPEAGKRAFLPNVQKVVPTAELDDIERAKGYGGVRPQIVDTDAKALDMGEATISGDNIIFNITPSPGASTCLMNAMDDTKRVVEFLGDDYEFDEEGFRAETIDHFPRLETAET; this is encoded by the coding sequence ATGCCTGAGAACTACGATCTGATCATCGTCGGCGGCGGAATCAGCGGGGCGTCGTTGCTCTATGCGGTGTCGAACTTCACCGACATCGAGAGCGTCGCGTTGTTCGAGAAAGAAGACGAGATCGCGGCGGTCAACTCCCACCACACGAACAACTCCCAGACGCTTCACTTCGGAGATATAGAGACGAACTACACCCTCGAAAAGGCCGAGGAGGTCAAAGAGGGCGCGGAGTTGCTGGCGGGGTATCTCGAAAACGTCGACCCCGACCGGGAGATGCACAGCAAGCGGAGCAAGATGGTGCTGGCAGTCGGCGACGAGGAGACTCGGAAGCTGGAGACCCGATACGAGGACGAGGGGTTCGGCGAGCTGTTTCCGAAACTCCGCGCCATCGAGCGCGACGAGATCGAGAACCTCGAACCGAAAGTCGTCGAGGGCAGAGACCCCGACGAGCGACTGTTGGCGCTGCAGACGCCCGACGGCTACGTCGTCGACTACGGCGAGACCTCGGAGTCGTTCGTCCGGCGGGCCGACCGCGACGGCGTCGACGTCTACACCGAAACGAAGGTGACGAGTCTCGTCGACCGCGGCACCGATTTCAGCGTCGAGACCGACGCCGGCCGGTTCCGTTCGGACGCCGTCGTCGTCGCCGCAGGCTCTCACAGCCTCCAGATCGCCAAGGAGATGGGCTACGGCGAGAACATGTCGCTTTTGCCCGTCGCGGGCAGTTTCTTCCTCGCCAACGACATGCTGAACGGGAAGGTGTACACGCTGCAGATGAAGAAGCTCCCGTTCGCGGCGGTCCACGGCGACGCCGACGTCCACGACGACTCCATCACGCGGTTCGGCCCGACGGCGAAGCTCGTCCCGACGCTTGAGCGAGGCCGCATCTCGACGGTCGGTGACTTCTTCGACGTCTTCGGACTGAACGTCGACTCCTTCCTGAGTTACGCCAACATCCTCTCGGACCGCATCCTCCTCCCGTACGTGCTCCGGAACCTGGTGTACGACCTCCCGGAAGCCGGTAAACGGGCGTTTTTGCCGAACGTGCAGAAAGTCGTCCCGACGGCCGAACTCGACGACATCGAACGCGCGAAGGGCTACGGCGGCGTCCGCCCCCAGATCGTCGACACCGACGCGAAGGCGCTCGACATGGGCGAGGCCACGATAAGCGGCGACAACATCATCTTCAACATCACGCCGTCGCCCGGCGCGTCGACCTGTCTGATGAACGCGATGGACGACACCAAGCGCGTCGTGGAGTTCCTCGGCGACGACTACGAGTTCGACGAGGAGGGGTTCCGCGCGGAGACGATCGACCACTTCCCGAGACTCGAGACAGCAGAGACGTAA
- a CDS encoding DUF309 domain-containing protein, which yields MEDALRAGVAIYNTGEYHDAHDAWEKRWLDADDGEDDERLLHGLIQYTAVVYHTRRRNWSGARRLAESAGEYLAGLPADYRGVNLDAVRTELARLAADPERIERRRPVRLTYDGDALSLDDLDFEPATVVARVRAEHDDGFDEGRVDAGIDAAREERDEGYQTRYIALVMDFALGSDAQRPVVYRRLCDHLERREQKRRDVEGLFE from the coding sequence ATGGAGGACGCGCTCCGGGCGGGAGTAGCCATCTACAACACGGGCGAGTACCACGACGCCCACGACGCGTGGGAGAAGCGGTGGCTCGACGCCGACGACGGGGAGGATGACGAACGGCTACTCCACGGACTCATCCAGTACACCGCCGTCGTCTACCACACCCGACGTCGCAACTGGAGCGGCGCGAGACGACTCGCCGAGAGCGCCGGTGAGTATCTCGCAGGACTCCCCGCCGACTATCGAGGCGTGAACCTCGACGCCGTTCGGACGGAACTCGCGCGGCTCGCGGCCGACCCCGAGCGAATCGAACGACGGCGGCCCGTGCGGCTCACCTACGACGGCGACGCGCTCTCGCTCGACGACCTGGATTTCGAGCCGGCAACCGTCGTCGCTCGCGTCCGCGCCGAACACGACGACGGGTTCGACGAGGGTCGCGTCGATGCGGGTATCGACGCGGCCCGCGAGGAACGCGACGAGGGATATCAGACGCGCTACATCGCGCTCGTGATGGACTTCGCACTCGGGAGCGACGCCCAGCGACCGGTCGTCTACCGACGGCTCTGCGACCACCTCGAACGCCGCGAGCAGAAGCGGCGCGACGTCGAAGGACTGTTCGAGTAG
- a CDS encoding histone deacetylase family protein — protein sequence MKFGYNETCLDHDTGPRHPEAADRLRAIREGLKKRHSVEYVDADPATEEMVAAVHDPAYVEEVKEFCASGGGNWDPDTVACEGTWDAALASAGLAQWAASAALDGNGGRDTPFSLGRPPGHHAVVDDAMGFCFFNNAAVAAQTALDEGTAERVAIFDWDVHHGNGTQDIFYERGDVLYASIHENGLYPGTGELDETGEGDGELTTFNVPLSAGGGDADYLYVVESGLGPVFDSFDPDLLVVSAGFDAHRYDPISRMRVSTEGYALLTDAVRTLADDNDAALAFVLEGGYGLDTLSEGVATVHETFDGRRPIDPEEEPDEETIELVDDLLDSYGLDSA from the coding sequence ATGAAGTTCGGCTACAACGAGACGTGTCTCGACCACGATACCGGCCCGCGCCACCCCGAGGCGGCCGACCGTCTCAGAGCAATCCGCGAAGGACTGAAGAAACGCCACAGCGTCGAGTACGTCGACGCCGACCCCGCCACCGAGGAGATGGTCGCCGCCGTCCACGACCCGGCGTACGTCGAGGAGGTCAAGGAGTTCTGCGCCAGCGGCGGCGGCAACTGGGACCCCGACACCGTCGCCTGCGAAGGAACGTGGGACGCCGCGCTCGCCAGCGCCGGCCTCGCGCAGTGGGCCGCGAGCGCGGCGCTCGACGGCAACGGCGGGCGCGACACCCCGTTCTCGCTCGGCCGTCCGCCCGGCCACCACGCCGTCGTCGACGACGCGATGGGGTTCTGTTTCTTCAACAACGCCGCCGTCGCCGCCCAGACGGCCCTCGACGAGGGCACCGCCGAACGCGTCGCCATCTTCGACTGGGACGTTCACCACGGTAACGGCACGCAGGACATCTTCTACGAGCGCGGCGACGTGCTCTACGCTTCGATTCACGAGAACGGCCTCTACCCCGGGACGGGCGAACTCGACGAGACCGGCGAGGGCGACGGCGAACTGACGACGTTCAACGTGCCGCTCTCCGCCGGCGGCGGCGACGCCGACTACCTGTACGTCGTCGAGTCGGGGCTCGGTCCCGTCTTCGATTCGTTCGACCCCGACCTGCTCGTCGTCAGCGCCGGCTTCGACGCCCACCGCTACGACCCCATCTCGCGGATGCGCGTCTCCACCGAGGGGTACGCGCTCCTCACCGACGCCGTCCGGACGCTCGCCGACGACAACGACGCCGCGCTCGCGTTCGTCCTCGAGGGCGGCTACGGACTCGACACGCTCTCGGAGGGCGTCGCCACCGTCCACGAGACGTTCGACGGCCGCCGACCGATTGACCCCGAGGAAGAGCCCGACGAGGAGACGATAGAACTCGTCGACGACCTGCTCGACAGCTACGGTCTCGATTCGGCGTAA
- a CDS encoding TIGR03557 family F420-dependent LLM class oxidoreductase, protein MTEFGYTLSSEEHTPNDLVEYAREAEERGYDFVSISDHYHPWVSEQGHAPFVWSTLGGVATATEEIDVVVGVSCPIMRIHPAVLAQATATTAQMLGDRFVWGVGTGENLNEHILGDHWPPHQVRLEMLEEAVEVVRKLWDGGQTSHYGEHYTVENARLFTLPEETPPIAVSAYGERAATAAADFGDGFWCVGPQEEPLEIFEANGGEGPKFAQMTVCYAEDEDEAVETAYEQWPNSLVPGELAAILPTPTHFEQASQAVSKEDVREAESLITDPDPETHIESIEQFIDAGYDHVYVHQVGDDQESFFEFYENEVWPSFDFD, encoded by the coding sequence ATGACGGAGTTCGGCTACACGTTGTCGAGCGAAGAGCACACGCCGAACGACCTCGTCGAGTACGCGCGGGAGGCCGAAGAACGGGGCTACGACTTCGTCTCTATCTCGGACCACTACCACCCGTGGGTGAGCGAGCAGGGACACGCCCCGTTCGTCTGGTCGACACTCGGCGGCGTCGCTACCGCCACCGAGGAGATAGACGTCGTCGTCGGCGTCTCGTGTCCCATCATGCGGATACATCCGGCGGTGCTCGCGCAGGCGACGGCGACGACGGCGCAGATGCTCGGCGACCGGTTCGTCTGGGGCGTCGGTACCGGCGAGAACCTCAACGAACACATCCTGGGCGACCACTGGCCGCCGCACCAAGTGAGGTTGGAGATGCTCGAAGAGGCCGTCGAAGTCGTCCGAAAGCTCTGGGACGGCGGGCAGACGAGCCACTACGGCGAGCACTACACCGTCGAGAACGCGCGACTGTTCACGCTCCCCGAGGAGACGCCGCCTATCGCCGTCTCCGCCTACGGCGAACGCGCGGCGACGGCCGCCGCCGACTTCGGCGACGGCTTCTGGTGCGTCGGCCCGCAGGAGGAACCGCTGGAGATATTCGAAGCAAACGGCGGCGAGGGGCCGAAGTTCGCGCAGATGACCGTCTGCTACGCCGAGGACGAGGACGAGGCGGTCGAGACGGCTTACGAACAGTGGCCGAACTCGCTCGTGCCGGGCGAACTCGCCGCGATACTCCCGACGCCGACGCACTTCGAGCAGGCGTCGCAGGCCGTCTCGAAAGAGGACGTGCGCGAGGCCGAGAGCCTCATCACGGACCCGGATCCGGAGACGCACATCGAGAGTATCGAGCAGTTCATCGACGCGGGCTACGACCACGTCTACGTCCACCAGGTCGGCGACGACCAGGAGTCGTTCTTCGAGTTCTACGAGAACGAGGTGTGGCCGTCGTTCGACTTCGACTAA
- a CDS encoding histone, with translation MSVELPFAPVDTLIRRNAGELRVSADAAEELARRIQIHGARLAEDAAERATADGRKTLMADDFGVEQVVSRDALELPIAPVDRIARLNIDDQYRVSMEARIALGDILEDYANNVASAATKLAHHADRRTVQAEDIETYFSLFE, from the coding sequence ATGAGTGTCGAGTTACCGTTCGCCCCCGTCGATACGCTCATCCGACGGAACGCGGGCGAACTCCGAGTCAGCGCCGACGCGGCCGAAGAACTCGCACGTCGCATCCAGATCCACGGCGCGCGACTCGCCGAGGACGCCGCCGAGCGCGCGACGGCGGACGGTCGAAAGACACTGATGGCCGATGATTTCGGCGTCGAACAGGTCGTCAGTCGGGACGCGCTCGAACTCCCCATCGCCCCCGTCGACCGCATCGCGCGGCTCAACATCGACGACCAGTACCGCGTCTCGATGGAGGCGCGCATCGCGCTCGGCGACATCCTCGAAGATTACGCGAACAACGTCGCAAGCGCGGCCACCAAACTCGCCCACCACGCCGACCGGCGCACCGTCCAGGCCGAAGACATCGAGACGTACTTCTCCCTCTTCGAGTAG
- a CDS encoding ATP-binding protein, whose translation MKSIERTLGYLTIFGLAVATATAYVLHGLRATNSVAAFIFGAFIPFCVALILFLCGIWLTRQELDDANVAKIGFWCVTGVVVTCGIVALMMLYQLSEGVVLSNWVVVFVGGMTSGALVGFLVGVYDVRRRATEHRLATEQERTVRLNQRLRVLNRVLRHDVRNRSNVILGYANLLTEDDGDLEAHAEIIERTALDLVSLGDNARRIEQLLSDAEQTVVDLEALVDREVETIRGEYPDARVETDYADYGERGSVRANQLLGVAVNNLLENAIVHNPAEEPLVHVSLGLHEDDRVEFRVVDDGPGIPHDEQSVFRSGQETQLVHASGIGLWLVNWIIDDSDGTIDFEEQRPHGTAVRVSLPVVDEPDADAPKLVRR comes from the coding sequence ATGAAATCTATCGAACGCACTCTGGGTTATCTCACGATTTTCGGGCTTGCGGTCGCCACAGCGACGGCGTACGTGCTCCACGGTCTTCGAGCAACCAACTCGGTGGCGGCGTTCATCTTCGGCGCGTTCATCCCCTTCTGCGTCGCACTCATCTTGTTTCTCTGTGGGATCTGGCTCACCCGTCAGGAACTCGACGACGCGAACGTCGCCAAAATCGGGTTCTGGTGCGTCACCGGCGTCGTCGTCACCTGCGGCATCGTCGCGCTGATGATGCTGTATCAGCTCTCCGAAGGGGTCGTCCTGAGCAACTGGGTGGTCGTGTTCGTCGGCGGGATGACGAGCGGGGCGCTCGTCGGCTTTCTGGTCGGCGTCTACGACGTTCGGCGACGAGCGACCGAACACCGCTTAGCGACGGAGCAGGAGCGCACGGTCAGACTCAACCAGCGACTGCGCGTGCTCAATCGGGTGCTCCGCCACGACGTTCGAAACCGCTCGAACGTCATCCTCGGCTACGCTAACCTCCTGACCGAAGACGACGGTGACCTCGAAGCGCACGCCGAGATCATCGAGCGGACGGCGCTCGACCTCGTCTCCCTCGGCGACAACGCCCGGCGAATCGAGCAGCTGCTCTCGGACGCCGAGCAGACGGTCGTCGACCTCGAAGCGCTCGTCGACCGGGAGGTCGAGACGATTCGCGGCGAGTATCCGGACGCGCGCGTCGAAACCGACTACGCCGACTACGGCGAGCGGGGCTCCGTCCGGGCGAACCAACTGCTCGGCGTCGCGGTGAACAACCTGCTGGAGAACGCTATCGTCCACAACCCCGCCGAAGAACCGCTCGTTCACGTCTCGCTCGGCCTGCACGAAGACGACCGCGTCGAGTTCCGCGTCGTCGACGACGGGCCCGGGATTCCGCACGACGAGCAGTCGGTGTTTCGGTCGGGACAGGAGACGCAACTCGTTCACGCCAGCGGTATCGGCCTCTGGCTCGTCAACTGGATCATCGATGACTCCGACGGCACCATCGATTTCGAGGAACAGCGGCCGCACGGAACGGCCGTTCGCGTCTCGCTGCCGGTCGTCGACGAACCCGATGCCGACGCACCGAAACTCGTTCGGCGGTGA
- a CDS encoding DUF6663 family protein, producing MELTTRGRYRVFGRPRDPDELLLVELDDDSFDPTYVRVDGYEGDLAADVSALRPGYVVEATLAWDDDGTPAFEAVTVERRSRLEFVDGVTGLFEAARETWNEAVAAGEGMNSRVTRDTDGRPNGALYVFAEQPGARDLFDEFNSGVLPLEPLLERVNDERGDGPREVFVMRPADGQFVVVYIVFEKEGMLANTVRDTYDCSRQ from the coding sequence ATGGAGTTGACGACGCGCGGCCGATACCGGGTGTTCGGACGCCCGCGCGACCCCGACGAACTGCTCTTAGTCGAACTGGACGACGACTCGTTCGACCCGACGTACGTCCGAGTCGACGGCTACGAGGGTGACCTCGCCGCCGATGTCTCGGCGCTTCGACCGGGATACGTCGTGGAGGCGACGCTGGCGTGGGACGACGACGGGACGCCCGCGTTCGAGGCGGTCACCGTCGAACGCCGGAGCCGTCTCGAGTTCGTCGACGGCGTGACCGGACTGTTCGAGGCGGCCCGCGAGACCTGGAACGAAGCCGTCGCCGCCGGCGAAGGGATGAACTCTCGCGTGACGCGCGACACCGACGGTCGGCCCAACGGCGCGCTCTACGTGTTCGCCGAACAACCGGGGGCGCGGGATCTGTTCGACGAGTTCAACAGCGGTGTCCTCCCGCTGGAGCCGCTCCTCGAACGCGTGAACGACGAACGAGGCGATGGTCCGCGCGAGGTGTTCGTGATGCGCCCCGCCGACGGACAGTTCGTCGTCGTCTACATCGTCTTCGAGAAGGAGGGGATGCTGGCGAACACGGTTCGAGACACGTACGACTGTTCGCGCCAGTAG
- a CDS encoding DUF7553 family protein produces the protein MEHSDEPIEDARAEIRRASDRADGETREQLLSLDEGLMELGGGDKVEADGPPKEDRVEQVEEKIVGLANEFDDDHWIQERLETARDYLDQYRQEQGVPTDGEQ, from the coding sequence ATGGAACACTCAGACGAACCGATCGAGGACGCGCGAGCGGAGATTCGCCGGGCGAGCGACCGCGCCGACGGAGAGACGCGCGAACAGCTGCTCTCGCTCGACGAGGGGTTGATGGAGCTCGGCGGCGGCGATAAAGTCGAGGCTGACGGCCCGCCGAAGGAGGACCGCGTCGAGCAGGTCGAGGAGAAGATCGTTGGATTGGCGAACGAGTTCGACGACGACCACTGGATACAGGAGCGACTGGAGACCGCTCGTGACTACCTCGACCAGTACCGTCAGGAGCAGGGAGTTCCGACCGACGGAGAGCAGTGA
- the azf gene encoding NAD-dependent glucose-6-phosphate dehydrogenase Azf: protein MDDPVLLTGAGGRVGQAILGGIGEDHDWRLLDREPLADEKLPPGTTQDDVYVADITDREALAAAVDGVGAIIHLAGDPRPEAPWDSVLRNNIDGTQSLFEVAVEADVDKVAFASSNHAVSAFETERRTPDIYRPESEFLLDGSELPRPGNLYGVSKAAGETLGRYYYDQTDLSVVCVRIGNLTRDHPPIDYERGQAMWLSYRDCAHLFDCCIRADYGYEIVYGISDNDRKYYSIERTREVLGYDPQDNSAEFE from the coding sequence ATGGACGACCCGGTTTTACTGACGGGCGCGGGCGGGCGCGTCGGGCAAGCCATTCTCGGTGGCATCGGCGAAGACCACGACTGGCGACTGCTCGACCGCGAACCGCTGGCAGACGAGAAACTCCCCCCAGGAACGACCCAAGACGACGTGTACGTCGCCGATATCACGGACCGCGAAGCGCTCGCCGCGGCCGTCGACGGTGTCGGCGCCATCATCCATCTCGCGGGCGACCCGCGTCCGGAGGCACCGTGGGACAGCGTGCTCCGAAACAACATCGACGGGACGCAGTCGCTGTTCGAGGTCGCGGTCGAAGCCGACGTCGACAAGGTCGCGTTCGCCTCCTCGAACCACGCGGTGAGCGCCTTCGAGACCGAGCGCCGGACGCCGGACATCTACCGCCCCGAGAGCGAGTTCCTCCTCGACGGGTCCGAACTCCCCCGACCCGGAAATCTCTACGGCGTGAGCAAAGCCGCCGGCGAGACGCTCGGTCGCTACTACTACGACCAGACCGACCTCTCGGTCGTCTGCGTCCGTATCGGCAACCTGACCCGCGATCACCCGCCGATAGATTACGAGCGCGGACAGGCGATGTGGCTCTCGTACCGCGACTGCGCGCACCTGTTCGACTGCTGTATCCGCGCCGACTACGGCTACGAGATCGTCTACGGTATCAGCGACAACGACCGCAAGTACTACTCCATCGAGCGCACCCGAGAAGTGCTCGGCTACGACCCCCAGGACAACTCCGCCGAGTTCGAGTGA
- a CDS encoding single-stranded DNA binding protein yields the protein MGAIEEVYEGLETDVEFEEFEAAVNEKVEQMGGLADEETAAMLIAHELRDEEVNGIADVAPGMDEVKFIAKVVSVGDLRTFERDGEDEDGRVVNVEVADETGRIRVSFWDEIAESIAGGELEVGQVLRIKGRPKDGYNGVEVNVDQAEPDPDAEVDVQILDSYRVEDISLGLSDVNLKGQVLDGGTVRTFSRDDGSEGRVSNLALGDPTGRIRVTLWDDKADLAEEFDAGESVEVVDGYVRERDGNLELHVGSRGAVERLDETVQYVPETTDIGSLEIGQTVDIAGGVIEADPKRTFERKDGSEGQVRNIRVKDDTGDVRVALWGEKADADVELADHVVLADVEIKDGWQEDIEASAGWRSTVTVQKDAPAAGNAAGDGSDSSANAGGLAAFGDDSGGDSTDDAGGSTGSTSNGTAAATAVEADSAGADGETVEFTGTVVQAGDPVILDNGTETRSVDTGAKLRLGETVTVRGTLSGDRIDADEVL from the coding sequence ATGGGCGCGATAGAAGAGGTGTACGAAGGCCTCGAAACCGACGTCGAGTTCGAGGAGTTCGAAGCCGCCGTCAACGAGAAGGTCGAGCAGATGGGCGGCCTCGCCGACGAAGAGACGGCGGCGATGCTCATCGCCCACGAACTCCGCGACGAGGAGGTAAACGGCATCGCGGACGTCGCACCCGGGATGGACGAGGTGAAGTTCATCGCCAAAGTCGTCAGCGTCGGCGACCTCCGGACGTTCGAGCGCGACGGCGAGGACGAAGACGGGCGCGTCGTCAACGTCGAAGTCGCCGACGAGACGGGCCGAATCCGCGTCTCCTTCTGGGACGAGATAGCCGAGTCCATCGCCGGCGGCGAACTCGAAGTCGGCCAGGTGCTCCGCATCAAGGGTCGTCCGAAAGACGGCTACAACGGCGTCGAGGTGAACGTCGACCAGGCGGAACCGGACCCAGACGCCGAAGTCGACGTCCAGATTCTCGACAGCTACCGCGTCGAGGACATCTCGCTCGGCCTCTCGGACGTGAATCTCAAGGGCCAAGTGCTCGACGGCGGCACGGTCCGCACGTTCTCGCGCGACGACGGGTCGGAGGGCCGCGTCTCGAACCTCGCGCTCGGCGACCCGACCGGGCGCATCCGCGTCACGCTCTGGGACGATAAGGCCGACCTCGCCGAGGAGTTCGACGCCGGCGAGAGCGTCGAAGTCGTCGACGGGTACGTCCGCGAGCGCGACGGCAACCTCGAACTCCACGTCGGCTCTCGGGGTGCGGTCGAGCGCCTCGACGAGACCGTCCAGTACGTCCCCGAGACGACCGACATCGGCTCGCTCGAAATCGGCCAGACGGTCGATATCGCAGGCGGCGTCATCGAGGCCGACCCCAAGCGGACGTTCGAGCGCAAGGACGGCTCCGAGGGACAGGTCAGAAACATCCGCGTGAAGGACGACACCGGCGACGTGCGCGTCGCGCTCTGGGGCGAGAAAGCCGACGCCGACGTCGAACTCGCCGACCACGTCGTCCTCGCGGACGTAGAGATAAAAGACGGCTGGCAGGAGGATATCGAAGCGTCTGCGGGTTGGCGCTCGACGGTGACCGTTCAGAAGGACGCGCCCGCCGCCGGGAACGCTGCGGGTGACGGCTCGGATTCGAGCGCGAACGCGGGCGGTCTCGCCGCGTTCGGCGACGACTCGGGCGGCGACTCCACCGACGATGCGGGCGGGTCTACCGGTTCTACCTCCAACGGCACCGCCGCAGCGACTGCAGTGGAGGCCGACAGCGCGGGCGCCGACGGCGAGACAGTCGAGTTCACCGGCACCGTCGTGCAGGCGGGCGACCCGGTCATCCTCGACAACGGCACCGAGACGCGCAGCGTCGACACCGGCGCGAAGCTCCGCCTCGGCGAGACGGTCACCGTCCGCGGGACGCTCTCTGGCGACCGCATCGACGCCGACGAAGTGCTCTGA